From a single Deltaproteobacteria bacterium genomic region:
- a CDS encoding tetratricopeptide repeat protein, giving the protein MSAPDARAQAVELWRKGFERHRRGELRAAVELYRRSIETCPTAEAHTFLGWAYAHAGHVERAIAECKRAIEVDPDFGNPYNDIGAYLIEKGALDDAVPWLERAKSAPRYEPRHFPFLNLGRVYLKKGDLSQALREFSEALKIHPHEPLAEGAARMIRSRMN; this is encoded by the coding sequence ATGTCCGCACCGGACGCTCGAGCCCAGGCCGTCGAGCTGTGGCGGAAGGGCTTCGAGCGGCACCGCCGAGGAGAGTTGCGCGCCGCCGTCGAGTTGTACCGGCGCTCCATCGAGACCTGCCCCACCGCCGAGGCGCACACTTTCCTCGGTTGGGCTTATGCGCATGCCGGCCACGTCGAGCGCGCCATCGCCGAATGCAAACGCGCCATCGAGGTCGATCCCGACTTCGGCAACCCGTATAACGACATTGGCGCATACTTGATCGAGAAGGGCGCGCTGGACGATGCCGTGCCGTGGCTCGAGCGCGCCAAGAGCGCGCCGCGTTACGAGCCGCGCCACTTCCCTTTCCTGAACCTGGGCCGGGTCTATCTGAAGAAGGGCGATCTGTCGCAAGCACTGCGCGAGTTCAGCGAAGCGCTCAAGATTCACCCCCACGAACCGCTGGCCGAGGGCGCAGCGCGCATGATCCGCTCGCGGATGAACTGA
- a CDS encoding MBL fold metallo-hydrolase: MRCTLIGHATLLVETREAVLLVDPVLLDPFEGGAVSSWPERTVDRNGMPAPDFVVITHRHPDHFDVRSLALLGRDTTVLLPHDPLIAHGVQKLGFKELLRLEPGHTVSWFDTQLWPTRSEEPVREVGLVFADSTGAIFDQVDTAVSRETAEQLRARFRLAAHFARYASQNFEFFESRHTEFPWREHARNLETAAALEAGLVVPGSAGFRFCGEHAWLNRFLFPVSRESFLADLRRVAPILRGETMDPGDVLEVESGEARILRAASPFVSCTGRGEKELRFDPTAPVPPLADPNLDGHGSQELRQGVRHIVEALAAWARDVSRPLSLPWRYRQAGTVYALEAVLPDGALHFTLDFHGEEPSLRESGGPEPTVVHRIAASMLCAWAERRRDFFSVRAWSRRYSSARQVSGDAAGVAVAPAELPDLLMHWLLRESAGSEEAARRRLDLEIASLVDPASEGSPAGEAKTLGSC; the protein is encoded by the coding sequence GTGCGCTGCACGTTGATCGGTCACGCGACGCTGCTCGTGGAGACGCGCGAGGCAGTCCTCCTCGTCGATCCCGTGCTGCTCGATCCGTTCGAGGGCGGGGCGGTCTCCTCGTGGCCCGAGCGCACGGTGGACAGGAACGGCATGCCCGCTCCGGACTTCGTCGTAATCACGCACCGCCACCCGGACCACTTCGACGTGCGCTCGCTTGCGCTCCTGGGGCGCGACACCACGGTGCTCCTGCCCCACGACCCGCTCATCGCCCACGGGGTACAGAAGCTCGGCTTCAAGGAGCTGCTCCGGCTGGAGCCGGGGCACACCGTGAGCTGGTTCGACACGCAGCTGTGGCCCACGCGCTCCGAGGAGCCCGTGCGGGAGGTGGGTCTCGTCTTCGCCGACTCCACCGGTGCCATCTTCGATCAGGTCGACACGGCCGTGTCGCGCGAGACCGCCGAACAGCTCCGCGCCCGCTTCCGCCTCGCGGCACACTTCGCCCGCTACGCCAGCCAGAACTTCGAGTTCTTCGAAAGCCGGCACACCGAGTTCCCCTGGAGGGAGCATGCGAGGAATCTGGAGACCGCAGCCGCGCTCGAGGCCGGCCTGGTCGTCCCCGGCTCGGCCGGCTTCCGCTTCTGCGGCGAGCACGCGTGGCTGAACCGATTCCTCTTTCCTGTCTCGCGCGAGAGCTTCCTCGCCGACTTGCGCCGCGTCGCTCCGATCCTCCGGGGCGAGACGATGGACCCGGGTGACGTGCTCGAAGTCGAATCCGGCGAGGCGCGGATCCTGCGCGCCGCGTCGCCTTTCGTGTCCTGCACCGGACGCGGCGAGAAGGAGTTGCGCTTCGATCCGACGGCGCCGGTGCCCCCGCTCGCCGATCCGAACCTGGACGGCCATGGGTCGCAGGAGCTCCGCCAAGGCGTGCGGCACATCGTTGAGGCGCTCGCCGCCTGGGCGCGCGACGTTTCGCGCCCGCTGTCATTGCCCTGGCGCTACCGGCAAGCGGGGACGGTCTACGCCCTGGAGGCGGTGCTCCCCGACGGCGCGCTGCATTTCACCCTCGACTTCCACGGCGAGGAGCCGTCGCTTCGGGAAAGCGGCGGCCCGGAGCCAACGGTCGTGCACCGCATCGCCGCGAGCATGCTATGCGCCTGGGCCGAGCGGCGCCGTGACTTCTTTTCCGTGCGCGCCTGGTCACGCCGCTACTCGAGCGCGCGGCAGGTTTCCGGCGATGCCGCTGGCGTCGCGGTGGCGCCGGCCGAGTTGCCCGACCTGCTCATGCACTGGCTCCTGCGCGAGTCGGCAGGCTCGGAGGAGGCGGCGCGGAGGCGGCTCGATCTGGAGATCGCTTCGCTTGTCGATCCGGCGAGCGAGGGGAGCCCCGCGGGGGAAGCCAAGACCCTCGGATCCTGCTAA